The following are encoded together in the Azospirillum brasilense genome:
- the fes gene encoding enterochelin esterase, whose translation MLMERVKRLMVLGVVMMVPNGCAVMPDRSPLVLDVPVSGTERDAVHSLELDDGDYVEGVLDSGADVADLRLIDQDGRPIRLLLNGTAGREVFRFVTKPGMAALRVTLPASGGYRLTLTRRIAVADQHPVRQGHLSPTIAALAETVKRGGSTDAFWQDVARRGTPLVEPLKDAPGSGQVAMTFLARGARRNVRLLGGPTSNHENLERLGQSDVWFKSFIVPVSTRLSYQIAPDVPDFPGTCRECRMAILAQLQADPLNHRPWPSDAPDRYNQVSLVELPDAPLQPGLESVWAEPAGRLIAERFTSRILGNTRNVTVYAPPGVDPAGKDTILLLLFDGPDYLDRRAPVPTMLDRLTGGGRLPPTVAVFIANPTAEARERELPANPAFATMLADELLPWLRERASIRSRPDRTVLAGSSYGGLAAVSAALARPDRFGNALSMSGSFWWHPADAPPDRPEHMAGLVASRDRRPVRFFLSAGLFEAGGDGEIGILETSRHLRDVLEAKGYEVAYRDYAAGHDLFAWRGALGDGLLALFGDGSGAVLYGHSAQAPGLKTSRAAD comes from the coding sequence ATGCTCATGGAACGCGTGAAACGCCTGATGGTCCTGGGAGTCGTGATGATGGTTCCGAACGGTTGCGCGGTGATGCCGGACCGCTCCCCGCTTGTCCTTGACGTTCCTGTCTCCGGGACGGAGCGCGATGCCGTCCATTCCCTGGAGCTCGATGATGGCGACTATGTGGAAGGCGTTCTCGATTCAGGAGCGGACGTTGCGGATCTGCGGCTGATCGACCAGGACGGACGCCCCATCCGTCTGCTGCTGAACGGCACGGCGGGGCGGGAGGTCTTCCGTTTCGTCACCAAGCCCGGCATGGCGGCGCTGCGCGTCACGCTGCCCGCGTCCGGCGGCTATCGGCTGACGCTGACCCGCCGCATCGCCGTGGCGGACCAGCATCCCGTCCGTCAGGGGCACCTGAGCCCGACCATCGCCGCTCTGGCGGAAACGGTGAAGCGCGGCGGCAGCACCGATGCCTTCTGGCAGGACGTGGCCCGGCGCGGCACGCCCTTGGTGGAACCATTGAAGGACGCGCCCGGATCGGGCCAGGTCGCAATGACCTTCCTGGCGCGGGGCGCCCGCCGCAACGTGCGCCTGCTCGGGGGGCCGACATCCAACCATGAAAATCTCGAACGGCTGGGCCAGAGCGACGTTTGGTTCAAGAGCTTCATCGTCCCCGTCTCCACCCGCCTGTCCTACCAGATCGCGCCCGACGTGCCGGACTTTCCCGGCACCTGCCGCGAATGCCGGATGGCGATCCTGGCGCAGCTTCAGGCCGATCCGTTGAATCACCGTCCCTGGCCGTCCGACGCCCCCGATCGCTACAATCAGGTTTCCCTGGTGGAGCTGCCCGACGCCCCGCTCCAGCCCGGACTGGAAAGCGTTTGGGCCGAACCGGCAGGACGGCTCATCGCGGAACGCTTCACCAGCCGCATTCTGGGCAACACGCGCAACGTTACGGTCTACGCACCGCCCGGTGTCGATCCGGCGGGCAAGGACACCATTCTGCTGCTGCTGTTCGACGGGCCGGACTATCTCGACCGGCGCGCGCCGGTTCCAACCATGCTCGACCGGCTGACCGGCGGTGGCCGTCTGCCGCCGACCGTCGCCGTTTTCATCGCCAACCCAACCGCCGAAGCGCGGGAACGCGAATTGCCAGCCAATCCCGCTTTCGCCACGATGCTCGCCGACGAGCTTCTTCCCTGGTTGAGGGAGCGGGCGAGCATCCGGTCCCGGCCCGACCGGACGGTTCTGGCCGGGTCCAGCTATGGCGGTCTGGCGGCGGTGTCCGCGGCGCTGGCCCGTCCGGACCGGTTTGGAAACGCGCTTTCCATGTCCGGCTCCTTCTGGTGGCATCCGGCCGATGCGCCGCCGGACCGTCCGGAGCATATGGCCGGTCTGGTGGCGTCGCGCGATCGCCGCCCGGTGCGTTTTTTCCTCAGCGCCGGCTTGTTCGAAGCCGGAGGCGACGGCGAGATCGGCATCCTTGAAACCTCCCGCCACCTGCGGGATGTGCTGGAGGCCAAAGGCTACGAGGTCGCCTACCGCGACTATGCCGCCGGGCACGACCTGTTCGCTTGGCGCGGTGCGCTGGGCGACGGTTTGCTGGCGCTGTTCGGGGACGGTTCGGGCGCTGTCCTCTACGGACACAGCGCCCAAGCGCCCGGCCTCAAGACTTCCCGCGCAGCAGATTGA
- a CDS encoding non-ribosomal peptide synthetase has translation MRIIPLLGTQLGIWLADQVAARKNAYVIAHAVELNGAIDAVRLSRAIRDGLAEADTVTARFAELDGRVVQILGGGNAAAEPERIDLTSVPDPEEAARAVMADDLADDLPADGDRPLCRQILFDVTGADGAPRWIWYQRYHHIMLDGYSFNALTRRIADLYGAAVEGRTPAPCPFVSVAAVAEEEAAYLESDALVRDRAYWSGLCRDFPAPLTLSVQGAKPTEQQATSEVVAHAAALPDPLARALGKLAETCGVSVADLAMAGIAVYLHRLSGDPRPVVGVPFMRRMGSAAVHAMAPVVNVLPVRIDLTGAGTLAEAAGRVRAALREARRHQRYDAERIPRDLGQVGSGKALYGPVVNYRLFDYDLDFAGVEAVTHHLATGPVDDFEFGLMTRGGSIALELRADRTRYAVGELARHARRLIRLLDAAVTGAPLDALPVMDAEEETAIAGWSSGPVFAAPERPETLVEVLDRQSAETPEATALVFGDTRIPFAELSGAVSRLARLLIARGVGPGDVVAVAVPRSADAVVAMLAVLASGATHLPLDLDYPTERLAMMCEDAGPRCALTWASVAGRLPAGLEALCLDDADLLAACAALPGGPIAAAERKAPLRPGHVATIIFTSGSTGRPKGVMNTHGALLNLLLSHTATVYGPALEAVRRRHGSRVLRAAHTHSFAFDSSWLQIFWMLLGQELHVFDEEMRRDAHALVREVRSRRIDAMDLPPSFCAQMLACGLMEPGHHQPTLILIGGEAASPALWAELRGHADLMAVNLYGPTENTVDTLRAPVTAAERPVVGRPVGNVRVHVLDTRLRPVPVGAVGELYIGGAGLAAGYVGRPGLTAQRFVADPFGSGGRLYRTGDLVRWTADGQIDFIGRADHQIKVRGYRIEIPEVEAALHRLPGVSGALVVAEAVNASHRLIAYCTLAEGADRTSRDLLHGLRERLPDYMVPSALVVLDAFPLTVNGKVDRARLPAPAAESGGAAPATPAEALLCRAMATVLQLPSVGADADFFALGGDSISAIALGSALRVHGFELRPRDVFAGRDPRRMALALKALVVESRTATAPSAVDRTALEVRHGPVAAAVPLLPLQKGMLFQSQLGGKASAYNAFTALDLDGPLDAERLGRAFDAVLRRHPQLAGLFDHDAHGEPLLVIPTLPDGSAGLWPFERHDLSGMTPEARAAELARIEATAAERANPTDRFLGLVKAILVRTAPDRHRLLIAVHHLVVDGWSTPLLLRDLLTAYGQGPDALTPLAIGYPAVVHGLLARDRAASRDAWGAALAGATPTVLFDPARSGGDTPMEESELALPAELTDALLYRLRAEGLTLNALMQAVWALVLSNLAGCDDVLFGTPVSGRSAAVPGLEKQVGLFLNTLPVRVALDPARPLWPQLPAIQERHIALMEHDGLGLSELQATAGGAALFDTLLVVENYPDSGYEALDLGGVRVSGVHNRGYSHYPLALLVLPGRELTLLVENRGAVPDAAALAERVRGLLTTLIRHPGTPVAALPTLTEGERRHLAAVNATARAVPRTTLRDLLVAQAARTPDAVALEDERESLTFRAVRRRVTALAGQLRTLGVRPGDVVAVGVPRSASLSLSILAVIEAGAAYLPLDLGYPAERLAFMLSDARPRVLMTDAASRPLFGDAVPVLFVDEDGGAVARVVDESPVLADELTPEHPAYIIYTSGTTGRPKGVAVSHGAIVNRILWMQSEYPLGPDDAILQKTPCGFDVSVWEFFWSFLVGARLVMAPPEAHRDPAALVWLIEDHRITTIHFVPSMLALFTASVIESHGPDAPMCTSLTRVFCSGEALGRSLSRAFADRFGAELHNLYGPTEAAVDVTCCPASGAWIEGDGGVPIGKPVWNTQLRILDHALRPVPPGAVGELHLCGDQLAIGYLGRPGLTASRFVADPFDPGRRMYRTGDLARWLPDGSVEYLGRTDHQVKIRGQRIELGEIESALAALPGVAQAVVSAVALGDGGSEPGMDRRQLVAHLVPAAGQTVDEAAIRAALRDTLPPHMLPAAYVTLAALPLSPNGKLDRKALPLPAAGTQATLSGRPPAPGLESRLAVLFAELLELERVGADDDFFAIGGHSLLAMRLAARIRRDLGQPVAVSQIMVAPTVARLAALLAKTQLTEAGGRDEPANLGFAPVIRLRDGSGPPLICLYPGSGLSWQYSVLSRYLSGDRPIVGLQSPRPNGPLALSADLDALCDRQLAILREVQPHGPYHLLGYSLGGTVAYGLAVRLRRMGERVDFLGLLDTYPAEAHDWSGLGRTDADRAAEREQEQFLGDALADVMDEDLRREKVEMFGHIFGNYKDAVRVLSKARTPAYDGELTLFVAEKSIPPEIDPEGSWTGRVGHLSVHRLPHCSHEDIIAPASLRIVGPLLDRVIATTATDAEPARAAVGG, from the coding sequence ATGCGCATCATCCCCCTCCTGGGCACGCAACTGGGCATCTGGCTGGCGGATCAGGTCGCGGCCCGGAAGAACGCCTATGTCATCGCCCACGCCGTCGAGCTGAACGGCGCCATCGACGCCGTGCGCCTGTCGCGGGCCATCCGCGACGGGCTGGCGGAGGCCGACACGGTGACCGCGCGCTTCGCCGAGCTGGACGGCCGCGTCGTCCAGATTCTGGGCGGCGGCAACGCGGCGGCGGAGCCGGAGCGCATCGATCTGACCAGCGTTCCCGACCCGGAAGAGGCGGCGCGCGCCGTCATGGCCGACGATCTGGCCGACGACCTGCCCGCCGACGGCGACCGTCCTCTGTGCCGCCAGATCCTGTTCGACGTCACCGGGGCGGATGGAGCGCCGCGGTGGATCTGGTACCAGCGCTACCATCACATCATGCTGGACGGCTACAGCTTCAACGCGCTGACCCGCCGCATCGCCGATCTCTACGGCGCGGCTGTCGAGGGGCGGACGCCGGCCCCCTGCCCCTTCGTCTCCGTCGCCGCGGTGGCGGAGGAGGAAGCGGCCTATCTCGAGTCCGACGCGCTGGTCCGCGACCGCGCCTACTGGAGCGGGCTGTGCCGGGACTTTCCAGCGCCGCTGACCCTCTCCGTCCAAGGCGCCAAGCCGACCGAGCAGCAGGCGACGTCGGAGGTGGTGGCCCACGCCGCCGCCCTGCCCGACCCGCTGGCCCGCGCGCTTGGCAAGCTGGCGGAGACTTGCGGCGTGTCGGTCGCCGATCTGGCGATGGCCGGCATCGCCGTCTATCTGCACCGGCTGTCCGGCGATCCCCGCCCGGTGGTGGGCGTGCCCTTCATGCGGCGCATGGGCTCCGCCGCCGTCCATGCCATGGCGCCGGTGGTCAACGTCCTGCCGGTGCGCATCGACCTGACCGGCGCCGGCACGCTGGCCGAGGCCGCCGGTCGGGTGCGGGCCGCGCTGCGGGAAGCGCGCCGGCATCAGCGCTATGACGCGGAGCGCATCCCCCGCGACCTGGGGCAGGTCGGGTCGGGCAAGGCGCTCTACGGCCCGGTGGTCAATTACCGCCTGTTCGATTACGACCTGGACTTCGCGGGCGTGGAGGCGGTCACCCACCATCTGGCGACCGGCCCGGTGGACGACTTCGAATTCGGCCTGATGACCCGCGGCGGCAGCATCGCGCTGGAGCTGCGCGCCGACCGCACCCGCTACGCAGTGGGCGAACTGGCCCGCCACGCCCGGCGCCTGATCCGGCTGCTCGACGCCGCTGTGACCGGCGCCCCGTTGGACGCCTTGCCGGTGATGGATGCGGAGGAGGAAACGGCCATCGCCGGCTGGTCCAGCGGCCCCGTCTTCGCCGCGCCGGAGCGCCCGGAGACCCTGGTGGAGGTTCTGGACCGCCAGTCCGCCGAGACCCCGGAGGCCACGGCGCTGGTGTTCGGCGACACCCGCATCCCCTTCGCGGAGCTGTCGGGCGCGGTGTCGCGGCTGGCGCGCCTGTTGATCGCTCGCGGCGTCGGCCCCGGCGACGTGGTGGCGGTGGCGGTTCCGCGCTCCGCCGACGCGGTGGTCGCCATGCTGGCCGTGCTGGCGAGCGGCGCCACCCACCTGCCGCTGGACCTCGACTACCCCACCGAGCGGCTGGCGATGATGTGCGAGGATGCCGGGCCGCGCTGCGCGCTGACCTGGGCCTCGGTGGCCGGGCGCTTACCCGCCGGACTGGAGGCGCTGTGCCTGGACGACGCCGACCTGCTGGCCGCCTGCGCCGCCCTGCCCGGCGGCCCCATCGCGGCGGCGGAGCGCAAGGCGCCCCTGCGACCCGGCCACGTCGCCACCATCATCTTCACTTCCGGCTCCACCGGGCGCCCGAAGGGGGTGATGAACACCCACGGCGCACTGCTGAACCTGCTGCTGTCCCACACGGCGACGGTCTATGGCCCGGCGCTGGAGGCCGTCCGGCGCCGCCATGGGTCGCGCGTCCTCAGGGCCGCGCACACCCATTCCTTCGCCTTCGATTCCTCCTGGCTGCAGATTTTCTGGATGCTGCTGGGGCAGGAGCTTCACGTCTTCGACGAGGAGATGCGGCGCGACGCCCACGCGCTGGTGCGGGAGGTGCGGAGCCGGCGCATCGACGCCATGGATCTGCCGCCGTCCTTCTGCGCGCAGATGCTGGCTTGCGGCCTGATGGAGCCGGGCCATCACCAGCCGACGCTGATCCTGATCGGCGGCGAGGCGGCCTCCCCCGCCCTGTGGGCGGAGCTGCGCGGCCATGCCGACCTGATGGCGGTGAATCTCTACGGGCCGACCGAGAACACGGTGGACACGCTGCGCGCGCCCGTCACGGCGGCCGAGCGCCCGGTGGTCGGGCGGCCGGTCGGCAATGTGCGGGTCCATGTGCTGGACACCCGGCTGCGCCCGGTGCCGGTGGGCGCCGTGGGTGAGCTGTACATCGGCGGCGCCGGTCTGGCGGCGGGCTATGTGGGCCGTCCGGGACTGACCGCCCAGCGCTTCGTCGCCGATCCGTTCGGATCGGGTGGGCGGCTCTACCGCACCGGCGATCTGGTGCGCTGGACCGCCGACGGGCAGATCGACTTCATCGGGCGCGCCGACCACCAGATCAAGGTCCGCGGCTACCGCATCGAAATCCCGGAGGTGGAGGCCGCTCTGCACCGCCTGCCCGGCGTGTCGGGCGCGCTGGTGGTGGCGGAGGCGGTGAACGCCAGCCATCGGCTGATCGCCTACTGCACCCTGGCCGAGGGGGCGGATCGGACGTCCCGCGACCTGCTGCATGGACTGCGCGAGCGGTTGCCCGACTACATGGTGCCCTCGGCGCTGGTGGTGCTGGACGCCTTCCCGCTGACCGTCAACGGCAAGGTGGACCGGGCGCGCCTGCCCGCCCCGGCGGCGGAGAGCGGCGGTGCTGCCCCCGCCACCCCGGCGGAGGCTCTGCTCTGCCGCGCCATGGCGACGGTTCTGCAGTTGCCGTCGGTGGGCGCGGATGCCGATTTCTTCGCGCTTGGCGGCGACAGCATCAGCGCCATCGCGCTGGGCAGCGCCCTGCGCGTCCACGGGTTCGAGCTGCGCCCCCGCGACGTCTTCGCCGGGCGCGACCCGCGGCGCATGGCGCTCGCCCTGAAGGCGCTGGTTGTGGAAAGCCGGACCGCCACAGCGCCGTCCGCCGTCGATCGGACGGCGCTGGAGGTCCGTCACGGCCCGGTCGCCGCGGCGGTGCCGCTGCTGCCTTTGCAGAAGGGCATGCTGTTCCAGAGCCAGCTCGGCGGAAAGGCCAGCGCCTACAACGCCTTCACCGCTCTCGACCTCGACGGGCCGCTGGACGCGGAGCGGTTAGGGCGGGCCTTCGACGCGGTGCTGCGCCGTCACCCGCAGCTTGCCGGGCTGTTCGACCATGACGCCCACGGCGAGCCGCTGCTGGTCATCCCCACCCTGCCGGACGGCAGCGCCGGGCTGTGGCCCTTCGAGCGGCACGACCTGTCGGGCATGACACCGGAGGCCCGCGCCGCGGAACTGGCCCGCATCGAGGCCACGGCGGCGGAGCGCGCCAACCCGACGGACCGTTTCCTGGGTCTTGTGAAGGCCATCCTCGTCCGCACCGCGCCCGACCGTCATCGGCTGCTGATCGCCGTGCATCATCTGGTGGTCGATGGCTGGTCCACGCCGCTGCTGCTGCGCGACCTGTTGACCGCCTATGGACAGGGTCCCGACGCGCTGACGCCCCTGGCCATCGGCTATCCGGCGGTGGTCCACGGCCTGCTGGCCCGCGACCGGGCCGCGAGCCGGGACGCCTGGGGCGCTGCGCTGGCCGGGGCCACCCCGACCGTCCTGTTCGACCCGGCCCGGTCCGGCGGCGACACGCCGATGGAGGAGTCGGAGCTGGCCCTGCCGGCGGAGCTGACCGACGCCCTGCTCTACCGGCTGCGGGCGGAGGGGCTGACGCTGAACGCGCTGATGCAGGCGGTGTGGGCGCTTGTGCTGAGCAATCTGGCGGGGTGCGACGACGTGCTGTTCGGCACGCCGGTCTCCGGGCGCTCCGCCGCCGTTCCTGGCCTGGAGAAGCAAGTCGGCCTGTTCCTGAACACCTTGCCGGTGCGGGTGGCGCTGGACCCGGCGCGACCGCTGTGGCCGCAGCTTCCCGCCATTCAGGAACGCCACATCGCGCTGATGGAGCACGACGGCTTGGGCCTGTCGGAGCTTCAGGCGACGGCGGGCGGCGCCGCGCTGTTCGACACCCTGCTGGTCGTGGAGAATTACCCGGACAGCGGATACGAGGCCCTCGACCTCGGCGGCGTCCGCGTTTCCGGCGTCCACAACCGCGGCTACAGCCACTACCCGCTGGCCCTTCTGGTCCTGCCGGGTCGGGAACTGACCCTGCTGGTGGAGAACCGCGGCGCGGTCCCCGACGCGGCGGCGCTGGCGGAGCGGGTCCGCGGCCTGCTGACCACGCTGATCCGCCATCCCGGGACGCCCGTGGCCGCCCTGCCGACCCTGACGGAGGGGGAGCGGCGGCACCTTGCTGCGGTGAACGCCACCGCGCGGGCGGTGCCCCGGACCACGCTGCGCGACCTCCTCGTCGCGCAGGCGGCGCGCACGCCGGACGCCGTTGCGCTGGAGGATGAGCGGGAGAGCCTGACCTTCCGCGCGGTGCGGCGGCGGGTGACCGCTCTGGCCGGGCAACTGCGCACCCTGGGGGTGCGTCCTGGCGATGTGGTGGCGGTGGGCGTGCCGCGCTCCGCGTCCCTCAGCCTGTCGATCCTGGCGGTCATCGAGGCGGGAGCGGCCTATCTGCCGCTCGACCTCGGCTACCCGGCGGAGCGGCTGGCCTTCATGTTGTCCGACGCCCGCCCGCGGGTGCTGATGACCGATGCGGCCTCGCGCCCGCTGTTCGGCGACGCGGTGCCGGTGCTGTTCGTCGATGAGGACGGCGGGGCGGTGGCCCGCGTGGTGGATGAATCGCCTGTCCTTGCGGACGAGCTGACGCCGGAGCACCCGGCCTACATCATCTACACCAGCGGCACCACCGGACGGCCCAAGGGCGTGGCGGTGTCGCACGGCGCCATCGTCAACCGCATCCTATGGATGCAGAGCGAGTATCCCCTGGGGCCGGACGACGCGATCCTGCAAAAGACGCCCTGTGGCTTCGACGTGTCGGTGTGGGAGTTCTTCTGGTCCTTCCTGGTCGGGGCCCGGCTGGTCATGGCGCCGCCCGAGGCCCACCGCGACCCGGCGGCCCTGGTCTGGCTGATCGAGGATCACCGCATCACCACGATCCATTTCGTGCCGTCGATGCTGGCCCTGTTCACCGCCAGCGTGATCGAAAGCCACGGTCCCGACGCCCCCATGTGCACCAGCCTGACCCGCGTCTTCTGCAGCGGCGAGGCGCTGGGGCGGAGCCTGTCGCGCGCCTTCGCCGACCGCTTCGGCGCGGAGCTGCACAACCTCTACGGCCCGACCGAGGCGGCGGTGGACGTCACCTGTTGCCCGGCGTCAGGCGCCTGGATCGAGGGGGACGGCGGGGTTCCCATCGGCAAGCCGGTGTGGAACACGCAGCTCCGCATCCTCGACCACGCCCTGCGACCGGTGCCGCCGGGCGCGGTGGGGGAGCTGCATCTATGCGGCGACCAGCTCGCCATCGGCTATCTCGGGCGGCCCGGCCTGACCGCGTCGCGCTTCGTCGCCGATCCCTTCGATCCGGGTCGGCGCATGTACCGCACGGGCGACCTCGCCCGCTGGCTGCCGGACGGCTCGGTCGAATATCTGGGCCGCACCGACCATCAGGTGAAGATCCGCGGCCAGCGCATCGAGCTGGGCGAGATCGAAAGCGCGCTGGCCGCCCTGCCCGGCGTGGCCCAGGCGGTGGTGTCCGCCGTGGCGCTGGGCGACGGCGGGTCCGAGCCGGGCATGGACCGGCGCCAGCTCGTCGCCCATCTCGTCCCGGCGGCGGGGCAAACGGTGGACGAGGCCGCCATCCGCGCCGCCCTGCGGGACACACTGCCGCCGCACATGCTGCCCGCCGCCTATGTGACGCTGGCCGCCCTGCCCCTGTCGCCGAACGGCAAGCTGGACCGCAAGGCCCTGCCCCTCCCCGCGGCGGGCACCCAGGCGACCTTGTCGGGCCGTCCACCGGCGCCGGGGCTGGAAAGCCGTCTGGCGGTCCTCTTCGCCGAACTGCTGGAGTTGGAGCGGGTCGGCGCGGACGACGATTTCTTCGCCATCGGCGGCCATTCGCTGCTGGCGATGCGGCTGGCGGCGCGCATCCGCCGCGACCTGGGCCAGCCGGTGGCGGTCAGCCAGATCATGGTCGCCCCCACCGTCGCCCGGCTGGCCGCCCTGCTGGCCAAAACCCAACTGACGGAAGCGGGCGGGCGGGACGAACCGGCGAATCTCGGTTTCGCGCCGGTGATCCGCTTGCGCGACGGGTCGGGGCCGCCGCTGATCTGCCTCTATCCGGGCTCGGGCCTGTCCTGGCAGTACAGCGTGCTGTCGCGTTACCTGAGCGGCGACCGGCCCATCGTCGGCCTGCAATCGCCGCGCCCCAACGGCCCGCTGGCGCTCAGCGCCGACCTTGACGCGCTGTGCGACCGCCAGCTCGCCATCCTGCGCGAGGTGCAGCCGCATGGACCGTACCATCTGCTGGGCTATTCGCTGGGCGGAACGGTGGCCTACGGCCTGGCGGTGCGGCTGCGACGGATGGGCGAGCGGGTGGACTTCCTCGGCCTGCTCGACACCTACCCGGCGGAGGCCCACGACTGGAGCGGGCTGGGCCGCACCGACGCCGACCGGGCGGCCGAGCGCGAGCAGGAACAGTTCCTGGGCGACGCCCTGGCCGACGTGATGGACGAGGATCTGCGGCGGGAGAAGGTGGAGATGTTCGGCCACATCTTCGGCAACTACAAGGACGCCGTCCGGGTTCTCTCGAAGGCCCGCACCCCCGCTTACGACGGCGAACTGACGCTGTTCGTGGCCGAGAAGTCGATCCCGCCGGAAATCGACCCCGAGGGAAGCTGGACAGGCCGCGTCGGACACCTGTCCGTCCACCGCCTGCCCCATTGCTCGCATGAGGACATCATCGCGCCGGCCTCGCTTCGGATCGTCGGGCCCTTGCTCGACCGGGTGATCGCGACGACGGCCACTGACGCGGAACCGGCCCGTGCTGCGGTAGGCGGATGA
- a CDS encoding MbtH family protein has protein sequence MTNDQYVNPFDDERHDFLALANAAGQFSLWPCFAAVPEGWTAVFGPAGRAACLDHIEAAWTDLTPAAA, from the coding sequence ATGACCAACGACCAGTATGTGAACCCCTTCGACGACGAGCGCCACGACTTCCTGGCGTTGGCGAACGCTGCCGGCCAGTTCAGCCTGTGGCCGTGCTTCGCCGCGGTGCCGGAGGGCTGGACCGCCGTCTTCGGCCCCGCCGGGCGCGCCGCCTGCCTCGACCACATCGAGGCCGCCTGGACCGACCTCACCCCCGCCGCCGCCTGA
- the dhbA gene encoding 2,3-dihydro-2,3-dihydroxybenzoate dehydrogenase: MTDVAGRTVWVTGAGQGIGRAVADLFHARGAIVVAFDRHWHDGGEDSGERPYRAVPLDIADAGAVAGTCEALFAEGTRIDVLANVAGILRMGPVEAMTDADWHDSFAVNVAGPFHMMRAVIPAFKNGGKGGAIVSVSSNAAHVPRIGMAAYGASKAALTSLTMAVGLELAPHGVRCNVVSPGSTDTPMQRALWSGPDGAAQTIRGNPGQHKLGIPLGKLATPRDVAETVVFLASPAAGHITLADLLVDGGATLGR, translated from the coding sequence ATGACGGACGTCGCGGGCCGGACCGTCTGGGTGACCGGCGCCGGGCAAGGGATCGGGCGGGCCGTGGCCGACCTGTTCCACGCCCGCGGCGCCATCGTCGTCGCCTTCGACCGCCACTGGCATGACGGCGGCGAGGATAGCGGCGAGCGGCCCTACCGCGCCGTGCCGCTGGACATCGCCGACGCCGGCGCGGTCGCCGGAACCTGCGAAGCGCTGTTCGCCGAGGGCACGCGGATCGACGTCCTGGCCAACGTCGCCGGCATCCTGCGCATGGGGCCGGTGGAGGCGATGACCGACGCCGACTGGCACGACAGCTTCGCCGTCAACGTGGCCGGTCCCTTCCACATGATGCGGGCGGTGATCCCGGCCTTCAAAAACGGCGGGAAGGGCGGCGCCATCGTCAGCGTGTCGTCCAACGCCGCCCATGTGCCGCGGATCGGCATGGCCGCCTACGGCGCGTCGAAGGCGGCGTTGACCAGCCTGACCATGGCGGTGGGGCTGGAGCTGGCGCCCCACGGCGTGCGCTGCAACGTCGTTTCCCCCGGCTCCACCGACACGCCCATGCAGCGTGCGCTGTGGAGCGGGCCGGACGGTGCGGCGCAGACCATCCGGGGCAATCCCGGCCAGCACAAGCTCGGCATCCCGCTCGGCAAGCTCGCCACGCCGCGCGACGTGGCGGAGACGGTCGTCTTCCTCGCCTCCCCCGCCGCCGGCCACATCACGCTCGCCGACCTTCTGGTGGACGGCGGGGCGACGCTGGGGCGCTAG
- a CDS encoding isochorismatase family protein, which translates to MTIRSIAPYALPTAADLPQDKVSWSVDPARAVLLIHDMQDYFVGFYGAANPAIVGCIDRIVRLKRHLKALGAPVVYTAQPPVQSDADRGLLNDMWGPGLTAKPDLAGIVAPLAPDADDRVLTKWRYSAFFRAPLAEMMAESGRDQLLICGIYAHIGVMQTALDAFMRGIKPFLIADAIADFSREDHMMALRYVARNAGRTIHSDSLLAAPAAVLSKEGLRRILLASLDDVPGDDDNLMDFGLDSIAVMQVVDRWKAAGVEIGFAELAAQPSINGWWALIEPRLAASGRVAA; encoded by the coding sequence ATGACCATCCGATCCATCGCCCCCTACGCCCTGCCCACCGCGGCGGACCTGCCGCAGGACAAGGTGTCCTGGAGCGTCGACCCCGCCCGCGCGGTCCTGCTGATCCACGACATGCAGGACTATTTCGTCGGCTTCTACGGCGCGGCGAACCCGGCCATCGTCGGGTGCATCGACCGGATCGTCCGGCTGAAGCGCCATCTGAAGGCGCTGGGCGCGCCGGTCGTCTACACGGCCCAGCCGCCGGTGCAGTCCGACGCCGACCGCGGCCTGCTGAACGACATGTGGGGGCCGGGTCTGACGGCCAAGCCGGATCTGGCGGGCATCGTCGCCCCGCTGGCCCCGGACGCCGACGACCGTGTGCTGACCAAATGGCGCTACAGCGCCTTCTTCCGCGCGCCACTGGCCGAGATGATGGCGGAGTCCGGGCGCGACCAGCTCCTGATCTGCGGGATCTACGCGCACATCGGCGTGATGCAGACGGCGCTGGACGCCTTCATGCGCGGCATCAAGCCCTTCCTGATCGCCGACGCCATCGCCGACTTCTCGCGCGAGGATCACATGATGGCGCTGCGCTACGTCGCCCGCAACGCCGGGCGGACCATCCATTCCGACAGCCTGCTGGCCGCTCCCGCGGCGGTGCTGAGCAAGGAAGGGCTGCGGCGCATCCTGCTGGCTTCGCTCGACGACGTGCCGGGCGACGACGACAACCTGATGGACTTCGGCCTCGACTCCATCGCGGTGATGCAGGTGGTGGACCGCTGGAAGGCCGCGGGGGTCGAGATCGGCTTCGCCGAGCTGGCCGCGCAGCCGAGCATCAACGGCTGGTGGGCGCTGATCGAACCCCGTCTGGCCGCGTCCGGGCGCGTGGCGGCATGA